In the Ochotona princeps isolate mOchPri1 chromosome 29, mOchPri1.hap1, whole genome shotgun sequence genome, TCAGGCTGGTGGCGCTCATGAGCAGATTTTTctgagaagaagaaaatgaagtgagcAAAAATGCCTGTCGGTAGATCCCAGGGCCTGTAGAAGATTCTAGGGTGGGCACTGCTGCCCCACCTTCCTGTGCACACCCTCCTGCCAGAGCTGGCGGCAGAGGTGCCACCCTCAGCAGCTCGCTCTCAGAATGCTGCTATagctggggccctgccagccTGTCGTTTCTGCTGGCTTTCCTGCCTGCCGCCTTAATGTCCCATGCCGGGATCCAGCGCTTGCGGGGACCAAGGACAGGACTGGGAAGACCCTGCTGACAGGTGCAGGGAGGGCTTTGCAACCTCTCCCGACTCCTGCCCCGCTCTGGTCCTCTGGCCCACTCCCACGGCTGAGGACACCAGACATGAGGCCTGGTGGGTGTGGAGACCACTGAGGCTGCCCAGGGATGCCTCCGCAAGGTGCGTGAGGTGGTTCTCTGGCCGGTGGTCAGCGACAGGCATCCTACACAGGGGCAaagtgggaggggcaggaggaaggtgaGTCCACTGTCTAGTACCCCAGACCAAAGACTTGGGGCTGCCCTGGGAGCAGAAGTCTTTCCTTTGTGGATGGGGCCCTATCTTTGGTGGATAGTCGCTACCCCCGAGCCACAGCAGAAGAGCTGCCAGAAACACAGAATAAACTATTTTTTGAAGGAAGCATTTGGCCCTTGACTTGTCATTTGGGTCCAAAAAGGCAGCCTGATGGCTCCCACTCTGAGCTGCTAACCTTGACCCTGCTGCGCTCGGTCAACTGGTGGCTACAGATGCACTGAAGGCCAGCCCAGGACCCGGTGGAGCTGGCTCCGCTGCTTCCAGAATCTTCCTTCTTTGTAAACATTGTTGAAAAGAGTCCTACGGAAGCCTGGCCTGAGAAGAAGCCTCCCCCAGGGGAAGCTTAGTGCTGTGGCCCCCACCCTTCCCATGGGGAGTTTCCATCCCCCTGCCCCGGCCCCTGCTGCCACCACCTTCTACCCCTCTAGCACATATGAAGAAGGTGGGGCTCTGAGAGCAGAAGTTACTTGTGCCGCTTCCCACAGGGAGGTGAGCAAATGGAGGTAGGCCTCGGCTGCAGGAAGTACTCAGCCACGCACGTGCCCCAGCAGCAGGTGAGCCCACCGCAACTTGCCAGCATTGCGGCCAGAACTCCTAACTTCTGTTCCCTCTGCCCAGGATCTTTCCTAGGCATTTCCATCTCACCCAGCAGAGTTCCTTGTTCTTGCCAATGATTGGCTCAAGCTTGGCCATGTCCTCCCAGCGGGGACCAATCAGAATCCTTCAGGAACCAGCTGCTAATACTAACATAGCAAGGATCTATCCACACTAGGGAAACCAGTGAGGGAGGGAGCCCCTcctgtgatttttgtttgtttttgatgccTAGATCCAACCATGCCTGAAGCCAGAGACCCAGCTCCTGGAACCTATGCTTCTTTAAGTGCTTGCATTAGTTGGACTGCATTCTTCTCCCCAGACAGGTCCCTATTAGCTCTGGCAGCCCCTCTGGAAGGGGGCAATGAGGCTGATTTGATTTTGTATCCGAGAGGCTCACATGGCTCTCTCAGACTTCTCAGCTTATTCTTAGCCAAGGGCATAAAGCACCTACGGCCCCCTGAGCCCACTGCCATCAGCCAACCGTGCTTTCCTTGCAAGACCGACTCTTCTCTCGGGAGACTTTGCAAGGAGTCACAAATTCTCTGGACAGAGAGAGGCCTGGGTGCACAGTAcctgccatgtggccatttggggagtgaaccagcagatggaagatctctcctctctctctatcctctttctctctgaaactctttcgaataaaaacaggaaacaaatctttaaaaaaagaaaaagcaggcaGCCCAAGGGGTTGATCCAACCATAACCTTTTAACTCATGAGCCCCAAACACCGTAAGAGGGTAACAGAGCACACCTGAGAGCCCAGTCACTCTGCCCGCCCggcccccttcctcctctccattCTGCCGGCTGCCTTGCCAGCAGGGATGCTCAGGGAGGCAGGACCTGCGGGAGGTGTGCTGGTATGGTCCACAGCTCTCCTGGGAACCTCGTGCTGCATTGTTGTTTGCCAGAAGCCACAAAAGTCCACGGGCTCCCCTGGTCTGGGTCGGAGGAATGTTCTGGGCCCCAGCCCCTGGGGTGGCTAGATCTGAGTGAGCCATGCCAGTTGGGCGCCTCCATGCTCACCCCGGGCTGACTCAGTCCCCAGCATGCCTGGGCTGCCTGTTTACAGCCCAGGTGGACCTAATAGGCCTCCTCCCCTAATGCCCCAACCCCGCCCTGTGCGCAGGCGCAGTCGACCAGGTATCCATCGTTAATCAGAACAATCCGGCAGTTACAGGGGTGTGGAAACACCAGGTTTGGGGTCCACTGAAGTCACTTCCACCTGTAGCTCCCCCCACCGAGCAGCccaccaggagggagctggggagactgcaggagtccaaggaggCAGCACCCGGAGGTGAGTGGAATTGTTTCCCGTGGGGTCTGGTTCTGGAAGGTGCTGGGTGTGGGCCACAGGTTGGCGTGGGTCAGGGGCCCCTTGGGGGAGGGCGTGAGGTCTAGCCTGGCCCTGGTTTGAACATCTGGTTTGGCCTTTGTTCCGCCAGCCCTGACCCTGGGGATGACAGATCTGGCACAGTGCACGCCACCAGCGCCTGCTAGCACCTCTGGGCTCAGCGTGCTCCTTAAGGCTGTGGGTGCCTTGGCTTCCCAGGGTGGCCGCGTGTTGAGATGTACTAGGGACAGTGGAGTTGTCAAGTTGCCATGCTTTTTACCTGTTCCTTGTCTGTGCTCCCGTAGTTCTGTGACTTTcataaagactcatttatttatattggaaaggcagatttcacagaaaggagagacagaaagatcttccatctgctgcctcactccccgatggctgcaaatggctggagctgagctcatctgaatcTGGGGGCCAGGAACTACTTCCTGgcttcccgtgtgggtgcagggtctcaaggctttgggccatcctttactgcttccccaggccacaggcagggggctggatgggaagtggagcagcaaatcagtgtccatatgggattctggcacttgcaagggggagGGCTAGCCAATGGAACCATTGTGCAGGCCCCTCAGCCCTCTTAGGAGGGAGCCCTAACCCATAGCTTTTGCAGGGACCCTGGGCTGGTGTGCAGTGGCCACGGCTGCCACGGCCAAGGCCACATCTGCCACTCCGTTGCTAAAGGTGGCTGTCAGCTACAGAGCTCCTGGGTCACAGGGCCCCCAAGGAGCCCAGCCAGTGAGGAGAACAGGTGAAGGACAGAAAGAGGACAAGCAGGTCCTGGGCATTGCAgactccctctccctgcccatgCTGCACTCCAGCGGGCCTCACTCAGGACGTGGCTGCCCACAGGCTTCCCTCATACATCTCTACTTGCTAGCCACATACATGCAAGTCTGGGCTCCCCACTGAGGCTGCCATACAGTGTCTGGGTGGGCTGGAGAGCTCAGCACTTTATGAGCACATCCTTTTGTTATTATCCTGGGCAGCAAGGCACCTTCTTTACTCCCCCGAATCTCAatctcttcatctgtaaaatgggcataaAAAACTACTAAGTCAGACTGCCAGTGGGCTGCTGGGAGGCTCTAGTGAGCTACCCTGGGACTGGCACACAGCAAGTGCCTTGAAGTGGGACATCTCTCCCTGTCTGATCTCAAAAGCCCATCTGTAGGGATGCTGCCCTGAGGTTTGGCATCCAGACCCCAGTGCCACCCTCTGCCAACCTCTCTGAGCTGCAGTCAACATCTACAGTCTCTGCCTGGGACAAGGGTGCCCAGCAAGTGTCTGGCACCAAGGGACAGTAAAGATGCCTGCTGCCCCAGTTTCTGGTGTGTCAGCTCAGAGCTCGGTGTCAGAAGACCCAGGTTCCTGTACCTGTAAACCTGCTGCTCTCACCTGTAGGGGTGAGAAAAGTGAGTGGCCTATTTATCCTGTAGCCCCACTCCTTGTACCTGCCCCGAGTCTCAGAGCAGCCATCCAGTCTTTATTAAGAAACAGTTCATCAATGCGTACAGTCTTGGGCTGGTCCCATCACTGGGTCTTCATTAGCAATTTGTGGAcgggggtggatgggtgggtggggaagAAGTCCTGTCACACGAAGCAGGAGTCACAGCTGGGCAGCTCTGGGCTTGTGTCTCCAGAGGATATATGTCCCATAAAAAGTTCTAGAACCAAGAATGCCTTTAAAAGACCCTTGGAGATGGGGATCTGAACCATACCTCCCTGGCAGCTGGCTAGCTGCTGCTGAGAAAGCCCAACACCAGGTCCTGGGGTTCTGTGGCTCCCAGCATGGCAGCCAAACAGCTGGCTGGTTGGTGGGGTCGGGGTGGGGCTAGTGGGAGGGATTGTGTCACCGCTGCCTTGACGGTCACAGGTTCTTCCTCTGCTGCAAGAGCCCTTCCACCTTCCTTTCCCCACCCTGAACCCAGCCGTCTGCAGAACCTGCACTTGGAAAGTCAGTTGTTGGCCATGGGCCATAGCAGGTGCCACCAATGAATATTCTACCTTGTCCCTGTTGTGGACTAAGCTTTGTGTGATGCTGTTTGCTTTCCCTCCATCTGGGGCTATCTGAAACCCCAGTGCAAGACACAAcccctccttcctcccactgcctcccacataTGCCCTTAGGGAGCACCCCTTCCAATGCCAAATTCCAGACCAGTGTACTGCACCCCCTCCCCTGTAATGCAGTGGAATCGATCTGGTCTATGACATGTGAAAAATAGGGTGCTTCCCAGTCTCAAAAGTGCTGTTTGTAAAAAGCTGTCTGACTGCCGAGGCAGCCTGAAGCCCACCACGGGATGTGGGGAGGGATGGAGGCGGAGTGTGCAGGCCACGGTAAATATAAATAAGTGTGCACATGGGCACGGCATCCTGCAGGGCAGTCCTAAGAGACTGCACAAGCAGGGTTGGGGACCACGTGGGACAGGCTCCCCTTTCACAGTTCAATCCCAATTTGGAGTTCAACGGCAAGTTCCTGGTCATTCTGTACTGGAGCCTGAGAGGTACTTCACCCCCTTCACTCATGTCCCAGAATACATGACAAGGCCTCTCCCACTGGGCTACGATTGTGGCATCCCAGAGTGGGCACAGCTTGTGTTGGAGGTGTgtgtgggcagggggagggctgGCCACCCAGGAACTGGCCTGGAGCAGTCTTCTTCATGCGGTTCGTccaccttcctctctccttctggcGTGGGCAGGTTCCAAAAGATTCTTGTGCGAGGCTTTAAGGGGGGAGAGGCCTTCCCTCTAGGAACGCCCCGTTTTCAGCCCCGGAGCTAGCTGTGACTAGTCGTCCAGCAGGTGGAGCCAGCGGTTTACAGCAGGGCAATGGGCTTATTCCCTGGAGCTCCCAGGTACTGAGCAGAAGAGGCGGCGCCTGACACAGCCACACCATCTGGGCCCGAGTAGGTGGTGGCGTACAGACCTGTCACCCTCACGTCTGGGAAGGCTTTGTCATTGCCCCCAGAGACAGGGGTCAGGCCCGGGGCCCCTGGGTCACAGCCAAGTGGGGAGTCTCCGAAGGCCCCCAAGGTATCCAAGCTGAAGCCATCTTCTTCCATCTCCTCCCACAGGTTGCCTGGCAAAGACAGCAGTGGGTGTGTGTGAGCTGGGATCATGGGCAAGTTACAGTCTTAGGAACGAGTAGGAGACAATGGGTAGCAATTCAGGGAGTGCTCCAGCCCCGCTCTCCCAAACTCCTCCACCCCTGCCTCTTTatctcccaaggccttggcaagGGCTGAGACAGAACATGAGGGAAGATCCATTATTTCCACAGAGCCCTGCCAGCTGGGCCAGGGTCATGTGCTCAGCCACCTGAGACCTTAGAGAGAGTCAAGGACTCTCCCTGTGTCCCCCTTTCCCTGGCTTCCTGTGGATCAAACTCTTGACTCACTCATGCCCCTCTGCaggaggaatggagggaaggggaTGCCTGGGCCACGGACTGGCCTGTGACAGGTATACCCATGATGCTAAATGAATGAATTCTGAGCCTTCACTGAAGCCTAAATTTCCCttatttgctcattcattcattcatttgtgtcCCCTTTATTGAGGCTGGCCAGGCAGTGGGCATGGGTCAGAGAGTGACCTGCCATGAGGAATGGCCACAGTCACTGATGTGCCTGGGGTCAGAGAGTCCTGGGTTTCATCCTGGCTTTGCTATAGGCTagcagggggagggggacagtCCTGGACCAGTGtccttctttctccctgcctcagtTTGCTTACTAGCCTCAGAGGACCACTATAAATGGGATGATACCTCTGATGGGCCTGGTATACAGTAAGTGGTCACTGTGTCTAGGGAGCTGCTATGGTGATGAAGCTGGGGTGGGAGAACACATGGCGTGCTTCCACCCCACGTTGTCTCCACCACCAGCGGCTACAGCCGCCTCACCCTGCAGAGCGAAGTCCACGATGCTGGGGTCCAGGGCATCCACCTCGGTGCTCATGTCTGCTCCAATGCTGCCGAAGTCCACGGGGGCCCTTCCCACGGCGGGGTGAGGGAGGGGCCCAGGGCTCAGGTCCGGCATGGCATGCAGGGGTGGGGTCTGGGCTGGTGCTGGAGAGTCTGGGGTGAGATGGCCTCGGGGCTGCAGCTGGTGGTTCAGGGGGGCCGATTGCATGGACAGGGTCCTCAGTGGCTGAGGAGGGAGCTGGGAGACGGCCAGGCATCCAGGGGCCGCTGTGGTCACTGTCACTGAGGTGGGGCGCAGCAGCAAGGGGACCTGGGGCTCGCCAGGTTTGCCGGGGCGCCTGCAGCTTTCCGGTCGGTCTGAGATCAGCTTGTCCAGCTCCTCTGTGGGCAATGGGGACAAGTGACTCAGAACTCATTGGCAGATGCCAGGCCCCAGCTCAGGCTTGGCTTTCAAGTGCCTTCCGGACCCTCCAAACTCCTGTCTCCTAGGATACGGCATCTTGATGGTTCAGTGATGTTCCCTGTAGggtcctggggggggggaggtatGAGCAGGCATGGAAGCCCCTCCCACCGCAGTCATGCAGATGGAGCACAGGAGGTTAGAGACCCTCAGGGACCAAGCTAGAACAGATCCACAGGCAAGGGCCCTTGGCCAACCCCTGCCGCCAGAAACACATAAAGGAGTGTGGCTATGGGCTAGAGATGGGCTCCTCTTAGAAAGCCCAGCTGGAGACAAGTGACTCTGAGGTCACAGGGGCGTTGGTGCTGACACGATGTTGAGATGGGAGCGCTGAGTTCTCTTCCAGTTGCACCCACTTAGGAGCCAAGAGCACTCAGGGGGCAGTGGTTAGGGCTGGTGGTTAACTAACGTCATGCGGGACACCCACACCTCGTACTGGAGTGTCgatttgggtcctggcttcactcCTAACTGTACTCTCCTACTAATGTGCtccatggcaggcagcaggtgacagctcaaggatttgggtccctgtcacccaagtgaAAAGCTcgaattgagttccaggctcctggctgttgcttgtcccagacatttgagaagtaaagcaCTGGGTGGAATCATGCGCTTGCGCTCTTTCTCTAAgtacataaacttaaaaaaaaacttttttttaaataaatggaggTATTTAAAGTCTAGAAGGCCAAATGAACTAGCCAATATCTCAtccccccttctctcctcccctcctgccaatttatttgaaaggcagagagagagagagaatgaatgaatataacATTAAATATGTACCCAGACCAGTTCTAGGTCTCAAGCCAGACCCCGGAGCTCTTGGTGGGACAGGGTCACGTGATTTCtacctcctccaccccacccccagctgagAGCCTGTTGGCTCCTATCCAGCCCTTTCCCCACCTCCCAGTCCTCTCTTCTCCCTTGTCTTTCATGACTAAGCAAACAGCAGGTGCAGTCACTTCTCCAGTTACAGAAGCAACCCATGAACAGTGCCTCCTTTGGCTAATACAGAACCACATGAAGACTATGGGAATGATCAGCAGTGCGTCCACCCACAGACCTGTTTTTCCAGACTCCTCTTCATAGCCCGCGTGTGTGCACTTGGCTGGCGTGAGTGTGTACATGATGTTGAGCGTGGACACAGTTGGTCCTCTGTAGCTGCCATTCGGGATCTGCAGACTCAACCAACCGTGGCCTGAAAATATTTCCTAAATTGCTTGTCCGGAGCTGTTCTTCCTGTCACTGCTCCCTAAATTCTGCACTTGCAACCACTATTTGCACTAGAGAGGGTTGACAGCACAGACCTACTTCTCAAAGTGCACAGGAGGGGCcggtgccatggtgtagcaggctaagcttccacctgtgatgccacagtcccatatgggtgcctattcatgtcctggctgcccacttcccatcctgctccctgcttgtgacctgggaaagcagcagaggatggcccaacgaaagctactggttcccagctttgaatgagctcagctctagccgttgcggccacttgggaagtgaaccagtggatggaagctctttctctctgtctctccttctctctgtaactctgccttttaaataaaaagaacataattTTTTGTTTAGTGTATAGAAGGGAaataaaagatcagtttattttggtacaaaaaaatttggaaatccatgcaaagttttttttcttttttttggtaacaCTCATAGtgcatgaactctttgaagaccctTGGACCACACaaattccacattttttttttgctccaaaataaatttctctttcctttttccactAAATGTTGAGGGACCTTGGTCCCTGGGGAATATGCATAGGATCTGTGCAGATCGTGGGCCATGCTTCTTCCTGAGGGACCTGAGCACGCGCAGGTCTGTGTATCTGCAAGGTGTCCAGGAGCCTCGCTCCGAGACTGGGCGTGTTGAGTGCATACGTGCATAAACACACAGTGTGAATGTATGTCTGCATTTTATAGCAGCACCGGCTGGCCGGGCAGGTGTCCTCAAAGCCAGCTCCTTGACCTGTCTGTACCAGCattgtcagggcacacttaaatagcagactgatggaacaGTAACTCCTGATGAAGAGtatgacattatgggaaaaaaaaaaaacaactggggGGTggaaaatggggggaggggaaatcccagactatacataattgtatgataaatttcaaaaataaaaattaaaaaaaagtcagctcCTTACTTCCCTTTCCAGGAGGGTATTTTTACATTCCtccaaatattttaaagcatattttatggctttttaaaaaaaggttttatctATTCTTCTTAGAaaaacagatctacagagaaaaggagagacaaagatttcccgtccgctgattcactccccaaatggctgcaacatctggaatTAAgccgatttggagccaggagctttttctggctctcccacatgggtgcaggggcccaaggacttgggccatcctccactgctttcccaggccacaagcagggagctggatcagaagcagagcgactgggacatgaacccgtatccatttgggatactggcatctgcaggtggaggattagccaattgagttatTATGCTGCCAGGGCCTAGCATTTCTCATTTTCTAATCCATGCATCATATGCCACAACGCTTACTGAACGAACCTTCCATGGTACCGTGTTTGGAATTTTCTCCAGTCTATAGTCCTAGCTACCATTCTGGAATGGATTAGCTGTGTTCATAAAAGCTTTGGCCCAATTCTTGTCTTGCTTTGGTACAGAATGTTAGAAAAAATGGGACCAACAGCTGGGTATGGTGTGCAGGATTTTGATAGGTAACTtttcctccagaaaaaaaaaaaaaaaacctactgtaAGTTGCCATGGCCGGCCTTTGTGCACGGGGATGCTTGGCCCACGCCGGGGGCACTCTGGCGCTGCCAGAACTGTCTCTGTCAGTGGGTGCATGGTGCTGCAGTGGGTTGTGCAATGGATTGTGTAGTCATTTATGTGGTTAGTTGTATCGTTTGACCTCTGTGCAAACAGCTCGGGGCGGGGGGGTTAGCCACATTTCACGTTGCttaccaggaccctgagtcagcAGCCACGGGGGTTGGGGTGGACTTAGGAGATAGGGCATGTGCCTCAGACAGAGGGAGACTCCTCCCCTGCCTGCTAGAGGCTCCATCAGACTCGGGCTGAGCTGGCCTTGGGCTAGGAGGTGGGGGCTTGTGTTCGTGTGTACATACaacgtgcatgtgtgtgctagGTATATATACGTGGTGTGCGGATGGGTGCCGTTTGTGTatagagtgtatgtgtgtgcatgtgaatacATGGGGAGGGACGTGTAGGTGAGGGTGTCTGGAATGTGTGTGCAATTGTgttttcatgtgtatgtgtgtggagatTCATATGTGTAGGTATAGAggtgtatatatgtgtgaatgTGGTATGTACATGGTATGTGGGAGtgctgtggtttgtgtgtgtgtgaatgtgtgtatacAGTAGTATGTGCTTGTGCGTGTCTGCTAGGCGGGGCCTCATGCTGCGGTGGATGTACGCAGCCAAGCGCGCCTGCGCATGTGCGCCTGGGGCCTCACCCGGGTTGGCCATGCTGCGGTGGATGGCGGCAAGGTCCTTCCTCTTACACTTGTGCatctcctcctccatcttgtcGATGCGTGCCAGGTTCAGGGCCCACAGGCAGCCCTTGCGCGACGAGCCACCCGTCTTGTTCTCCACCTTCTCGAAGCACTTGTTCAGGGACAGGTTGTGCCGCACCGAGTTCTTCCAGCCATCGGGAGCTGTCTGCAGGTGACACCGGCTCTCGGGGCCCCTGCAGAGGATCCCcccccatgccctcccctccCAAGGACATGGCAGCGGCAGCTGGGGAGATGGGTCCAgtgctcagagagagagagagaatggctcTGCCACAACCTGCATCTCCTGGTGGCGGTGCCAGGACAGCCCACTGGCCACAGTCCCCTCATTCTGTCCCAACTCAGGGAGCGAGACCCAGGCCTGGGTAACATGCCAGCTATTTAATGGCATGTCCGTTGTGGATCCTCAGAACTTCTTGCCAAGAAGCCAGACATTCAGTGCCACTCTCTTTTCATTGACCTGCAGCATTCCTGCCAAGCCCACTGTCTGGGCCAGGAAACCTTCCCTCTGCCCCCATTTGGGGGCTCTGCGGGGTGACACCTGCCGTGTGCCTCTCCATCCTGCAGAGCCCAGCTCACATACTCCTTTGCTTTCCGAGTCTTCTGTGCACTCACGCATGTCCTTGCCACCAGGTGGACTCACATGGATGCGGGGCCTAGGAGGTGGGCAGCCCTGCCCCGGTTTGGCCCCGGTGGGGGTTGGGGTTGAGGTGGGGGTGGGTACCAGCCTTGGTTTCTGTCAGCTCCAGGTTGAGGCCTGGACAAGCAGCTACGGCACCTGCcgctgggggaagaggggagggtggCCCTCACCTTGAAATAGGGGAAGTGCTCCTTCATGAAGCTATAGATCTCGCTCACAGGCAGGCTGCCTGTCTTGCTGTTCTTTAGGGCCATGGCGATGAGACAGCTGGAGGTGGGGGCGAGAGATGAAGGGTGGGGAGCGCTCGCAGGCTAGCTCTTCCAGGAAGCCCACCCTGCTTGACCCCTGCACACtcacacagtgccagccctcaaTACCTCATCGGCCCCAACCCTGTCTGCCTTTCTCCTTGACCCTGGGCTCTGTCTTCAGTGTCGATCAGAAAAAAATGTCCTGTCCCTGTTTTCTGTATTCCcacagtgagggggtccctggtcTTTGAGGTTGCAGCCCAGCTGTCCCCCCCAACACCCACCATGCTGATATTCTGAGGGTTTTGTTCATGGGagcaaactgaggctcagaggggGCAAGACAGTCCCCCAGGGTCACCCAGCTTGGCAGAGGTGGCGTGGGACCTGGGTGAGTTTTCAGACCTGGTGCTGACCAACCACCTGATACTCCTTTCACAGGATGGGAACCACTTGGCAGGGTTGAGCGGGTGACGGGGAGCTatcctgcctcccagcccccacagccaccaTCTGAGCCCAGTTGGAGGCGATCCCTCCTCCTCAagcacctgccccagcccagcccacccctcaCCTGTATGAGTAGATGGGTTTGGGGTAGTGCTTAGGGCGCAGTTCCTGAGCTGGCAGCACAGCCATGTGGGGTTGGGGGTAGGGAGGCCGCACCCCGAATGGGGAGCCATAGAGGTCCCCAGGAGGGCACTGCtggcaggcagagagaaagagagagagagagagagacagagatgagaagCAGCTAATCACCTACAAGACCCCCAGCCCCGCCCAGGGGCTGACAGGTGTAGGATAGCTTTGGCTTCGCCCATGGCAGGAGTCTGGGGACAGCGAAAGGAATGGCCCCATCATGGCAAGGTGAGGAATGCTGTCCCATTCACCAGATAGAGCAAACTGAGGCCCAAGAGACATCCCTGGCTGGCCTAAGGTAGGGGTGTCTGCCTCTAAGACCATGGATCCCCCAGCCACCCCCCGGTACCTGCTGGGCCCCTGATGGGGGCAGAAGCGGGAATGGTGGCTGGGTGGCTGCTGGATATAGCTGGGGCGCATCTTGTAGGTTGGATGAGGGctggccacctgcagggagctggcttatctgctggggcagggagaggacaaGACAGAGGGTCAGCGTGGAAACGGGGGACCCAAGCCCTACAGGAGCACACCTCTGCTCCCCAATCCCCC is a window encoding:
- the FOXN4 gene encoding forkhead box protein N4, coding for MGPALSCEHRTPEGAGAQKSREGGIRADEQPRKEAMAGGTGESAARTPALGRRRSLQPAVRATFPAADRGTRAERRGRAGARAHRRAAASNGSARSCSRSRHGQGDFLGSRSDGSSRMSGIIGSSEPGHHPSPQDYRLLAPTNHEDLPGDLQSLSWLTAVDVPRLQQMTSNRMEMGGPGVPHPHAGALAGSADLHVGASPSPLLHGPAGMAPQGLLGLGPVASHGVRISQLPAGGQPSSNLQDAPQLYPAATQPPFPLLPPSGAQQCPPGDLYGSPFGVRPPYPQPHMAVLPAQELRPKHYPKPIYSYSCLIAMALKNSKTGSLPVSEIYSFMKEHFPYFKTAPDGWKNSVRHNLSLNKCFEKVENKTGGSSRKGCLWALNLARIDKMEEEMHKCKRKDLAAIHRSMANPEELDKLISDRPESCRRPGKPGEPQVPLLLRPTSVTVTTAAPGCLAVSQLPPQPLRTLSMQSAPLNHQLQPRGHLTPDSPAPAQTPPLHAMPDLSPGPLPHPAVGRAPVDFGSIGADMSTEVDALDPSIVDFALQGNLWEEMEEDGFSLDTLGAFGDSPLGCDPGAPGLTPVSGGNDKAFPDVRVTGLYATTYSGPDGVAVSGAASSAQYLGAPGNKPIALL